The genomic stretch AGTGAATTTCAATCACGTTGCGTCCCGGCCTGAGGTCACCTTGCGACAGGTCCAGCTTTATCAGTCCGGTTCCTTTTTCCGGAAGTGGAATTTTCTTTTCAGGTCCAGCGTTTAAACGCAGTATCAATCCGTTGCATATAACCGGTTTTGAGCGATTCGGCCTGGCATTCAACAACAATTGGAGAGGCTGTACTGAATCGAGATCAAAGGCAATCATGGAGCCGGGGGAAAGCCCCCAGCGCCTGTGCTTTGCCCGTGGATCCGAAAAGCCCGCATCCATCCCGTATTGATTCCCGGCCGTTATGTAATCATGGAAAACATATTCCGTATGCGTGTCAACGAGGCGACTTTCGTGAACCAGGTCAACGATTCGGTCTTGCTTACGGCATTGGCTGAAGATAACGGCAATGGCGAAAAGAACACAGATTTTAACGATTTTAAGCATAAAAGTCCCCGATATTCTGCCTGGTTTAAGTGTATTCCGCCCTTTTATACCATTTTCCGATAGAGAAGAAAATCCGGATTCCGCTTGTCTCCTGCCACCAGCATCCCTTTGCCCCGGAATGAGGGGATGCAGATGCCGGGCGCGAGTTGTTATAATGCAGGATCTGAACCTTTACGTCTGCAAAAGTGTTGACATAGGTAACCGGATAGGTTATATTTAAATCAGGGGCAGAAAAGATGAAAACTCAATATTATTTCGATTACAATGCCACCACGCCTGTTGATCCGCGCGTAGTAGAACGGATGCTTCCCTTCTTCACGGAACGGTTTCACAACCCCTCTTCCTTTTACCATCAGGCCGGCGAGGTGATGGAAGAGTTGGACAAGGCCCGGGCTGAACTGGCCCGCCTGGCGGGAGCGAATGCCGATGAACTTTTCTTTTGCGGCAACGGGACCGAATCCGACAACCTGGCCATTTTCGGAACCATGCTGCAGAGTGACAAGGGCCACTTGATCACCAGCGCCATTGAGCATCCCGCGGTACTGAACAGTTGCCGGCAACTCCGGAAAGACGGCTATGACCTGACCATCCTGCCGGTGGACGGCCACGGTTTTGTCGATCCCGATGACCTCAGGAAAGCCATGCGCGAAGACACCCGACTCGTATCCATCATGTGGGCCAACAACGAGATCGGCTCGATACAGCCCGTCGCGGAACTGGCAAAAATAACCCACGAGCACGGCGCGCTCTTTCATACTGACGCGGTTCAGGCCATGGGCAAAACAGCGGTTGATGTCGCGTCTGCCGGTATTGACTTGCTGAGCTTCTCGGCCCATAAAATGTATGGGCCCAAAGGACTCGGCCTGTTATACAAACGCCGGGGATTGCGGCTGCGACCCCTGGTTTTCGGAGGCGGACACGAAAAAGGCTTGCGCCCGGGTACCGAGAACACGGCGGCCATTGTCGGCGCCGGTGAAGCGGCCCGGCTGGTATCGGCGCATATGAACGAGGAGATAAAGAAGATACGACACTGGCGGGACGATTTGCAGGCAAAAATTCTGGAAAGGATTCCGGAGATCCTGGTCAACGGGGACCGGGAACCGCGCTTGTCCAACACGTTAAACATTTCGATCCGTCTCATCGAAGGTGAGAGTGTCCTGGCCCTGCTGGATACGCAGGGTCTGGCCCTGTCTTCCGGCTCGGCCTGCTCATCCAGATCATTGGATCCTTCTCACGTTCTGCTGGCCCTGGGAAGATCCCACGAGGACGCCCACGGCAGCCTGCGCATCAGCCTGGGCCGGTTTACCAGCCGGCAAGACCTGGACCACCTGCTTGACCACCTGCCGCCGATTGCGGAGCGCCTGAGGATGATCTCCCCGTTCTGGCAGAATCGGATATCATAGGAATTCCGGAGGTACGAATGCTGTACAGCAAGAAAGTGATGGAGCAGTTTCAAAAGACCAAAGACTATGGACGCATAGAAAACGCGGATGGTATCGGTAAAGTCGGCAACCCCAGGTGCGGGGATGTAATGTGGATCTACCTCAAGATCGATGACGGTGTTATCACCGATGCCAAGTACGAAACCTTCGGCTGCGTGGCCGCCATCGCCACCAGTTCCATGGCCATGGGGATGATCAAGGGAAAACGCGTGGAAGAGGCCCTGGAAGTCTCCAACAAGGCCGTCACCGAGGCCCTAGACGGGTTGCCCCCGGAAAAGCTGCATTGTTCGGTACTGGCGGAAGAAGGCATCAAGGCCGCCATCGAGGACTACCTGAGCAAACGCCGCAAATAAGATTCTTATACGGCCCGGTTTGATTTCATTTTACCGGAACCCCGGCAGACCGGGTGAGCCCCGAAACCGGCCGTCAGGTCAGGAACTTTTCCATGACCAGGGTTTAGCTGCGGTCGCTTTTCCCATGAACTGAGATCAGGGGTTTGAAATTTGCGTGTCAACCACAACACCTGTACGCAACGGCTTATTCGAGGTTGATCAGGTGCCGGGTATTTTCAGGGCGTATTTTACCAGGCGGCCTTCGCCGTCCTCAGCTTCCGCGTAAACCAGCATGCGGTCTTTGTGGAAAGCCGGCTCACCGGCATAACTCAGACCCGCCGGCAGCCGGAGTCCATCATGCCACAGGTAGCGCCCGTCAAAAGAAAAGATGCCCACTTCGCGGCTCCGCCGGTTGTCCATGTCCGTGACAAACACCCATACTTTCCCCGAAGGGTCGACCCGGATGCGGTATTCCGCGGAGTAACCGTAGTAGATGCGGTTGTCTGAACATCCCGTGATCACGGCGGGATTGATGCGGCTGTCCCTCACCCGCAGGCGGATGCCCCCGGCCGCCGCGTGCATGTCCCGGCCGGCCAGCACCATGATTGTGAATAAACAAAGGCCGATCTTGTTCAGGCCGCCCATGGATACCTTCTTCGATAAGTCTAACATTCCAGACGTTCTATCACGACCCAAAGTTTCAGCCCGCGGAAAGGACGGTGCTAGGGGCATCCCCTTTTTAAGTCTGAGGGAATTGATTTCGATAAACTCTCCTGCTATGATTACCTCGGATGTGGAGTTGGGATGTCCGGCCGGGCCAGATATCCGGGAAAGAACGACCGCGATAAGAGAAATCAGCAGGTTTGATTACACCTTCCCGGTATGGTGTTTTATTTCGCATCCCCGCATATTGCCTAGCGGCGGAAGCCGGTAAAAGCGAAAACTTACGTCGCGGCAGTAATAAAGAGGGGGATTGACTTGAAAAAGAAAAAAATGCCGCCGGGCGGCAAACAAAAAGTATCCGCGAAAAAAATTCCGCGAAAAAAATACCCGGATTCAATGAAAGAGGGACCGGTTTCTGAATCAGTTAATGAAAATTCAGGAGGGAGTGCGAATTTCCCTGTCGTTGGTATCGGCGCATCCGCCGGCGGCCTGGCTGCTTTCGAGGCCTTTTTTTCCGGCATACCCGCCCTGGGCGACCCCGGAATGGCTTTCGTGCTGGTGCAGCACCTGGCTCCGGACCACAACAGCATCCTCACCGACCTGATCCGGCGCTATACCCGCATGCAGGTCTTCGAGGTCGAGGACGGCATGGTGGTAATGCCCAATTGCGCCTATATCATCCCGCCGGGCCGGGACATGGCCTTTCTGAAAGGCGCCCTGCACCTGCTTGAGCCCTCCGCCCCGCGCGGTCAGCGCCTGCCGATCGATTTCTTTTTCCGTTCCCTGGCCCAGGACCAGCGCGAACGGGCTATCGGCATCGTACTCTCGGGCACGGGCAGCGACGGAACCCTGGGCGTGCGCGCCATCAAGGGCGAGGGCGGCATGGTCATGGCCCAGAACCCCGCGTCCACCGAGTACGACGGCATGCCGCGCAGCGCCATTGCCACGGGGCTGGTGGACTTCGAGCTGCCCCCGGCCGAGATGCCGGTCCAGCTCATCGCTTATGTGACCCACGCTTTCGGCCACCCTCCCAAAGCCGCCGCGCCGGCCATCAGGACCGAGAACGCGTTGAAAAAAATTTTCATCCTCCTGCGCAGCCAGGTGGGCCATGACTTTTCCCAATACAAGTCCTCTACCATCCAGCGCCGTATCAAGCGGCGCATGGCCGTTCAGCAGATCGAATCCATGAACGACTATGTCAAGTTCATACAGACGACGCCGTCCGAAACCGAGGCGCTCTTCCGCGACATGTTGATCGGCGTGACCAACTTCTTCCGCGACCCCGAAGTCTTCAACGCCCTGGAAAAGCACATTATCCCCAAGCTCTTTGCCGCCAAACGCGCTGATGCCGAGATTCGAATCTGGGTGCCGGGGTGCTCCACCGGCGAAGAAGCCTATTCCCTTGCCATCCTGCTGGCCGAGCACCGGGAGGAGCTGAAGCTGAATTTCAAGGTGCAGGTCTTTGCCACCGACATCGACGGCAACGCCATAGCCACGGCCCGGGCCGGCATCTTTCCGGCCTCCATTGCCACCGACATCACTCCGGAGCGGCTGGAGCGCTTCTTTTCGCCCGAACCGGGCGACAGTGCCTTCAGCGTTCACAAGAGCATCCGCGACATGCTGGTTTTCTCCGAGCAGAACGTGATCAAGGATCCGCCCTTCTCCAGGCTGGACCTGATCAGTTGCCGCAACCTGCTGATCTATATGGGTAATGAACTGCAGAAGAAACTGATCCCCCTGTTCCACTATGCCTTGAACCCGGGTGGTTTTCTTTTTCTGGGGACATCCGAAACCGTGGGCGATTTTCAGGACCTCTTTGCAACGCTGGACCGCAAGGCAAGGATCTATCAGCGCAGGGAGGATTCCCCCGGCTCGCAGCACGCGGGGCCGGGTCGGTTCTTACCGCCCATGACGGCCCCGGGTTCAGGATCCCTGCGTGCCGTTGAAAAGACGGTTCTTACCGGGAAACTGCAACTGCGGGAACTGACCGAACAGGCCCTGTTGCAGGAGATCGCCCATGCCGGGGTCCTGGTCAACGCCCGGGGGGACATCCTCTACCTCCACGGACGCGCCGGCCTGTACTTGGAACCTGCCCCCGGGGAGAGCAGACCCAACAATATTTTGAAGATGGCCCGGGAAGGACTGCACCGCGACCTGGTTGTCACCCTGCGCAAAATCGCGGAGACCGGGGAGACCGTCCGCTGCTCGGGCCTGCGGGTCAAGACCAACGGCGACTTCATCACCGTCGACCTGATTGTGCGACCCGTAACCGCGGCTCCAGCCGCCTCGCCCGCGTCCTCATTATACCTGGTTATTCTGGGGCAGGCCCCGGAACCCGTGATCCGTGATCCCTCATCAGCGATCAGTGAACAGGACAGCGAGTTCTCATCAGAAACGGGCAGCGAAGAAGCCGACACCCGCATCGCCGCGCTCAAGCGGGAACTGCGGGTAAAAGAGGAGTATCTCCAGACCACCAACGAAGAACTGGAGACCTCCAATGAAGAGTTGAGATCCTCCAATGAAGAAATGCAGTCGATCAACGAAGAGTTGCAGTCCACCAACGAGGAACTGGAAACCTCCAAGGAAGAGTTACAATCGGTGAACGAGGAACTGGCCACGGTCAACTCCGAGTTGCAGACCAAGGTGTCCGACCTGTCGCGGGCCAACAACGACATGAGCAACCTGCTGGCCGGCACCGGCATCGCCACGGTCTTTGTGGACCACCAGCTGCGCATCCTGCGTTTCACCCCCGCCGCCACCAGGATCATCAACCTGATCCAGAGCGACATCGGCAGGCCGGTGTCCCATATTGCCTCCAACCTGACCGGCTACGGCAACCTGAAGGAAGACACTCAGGCAGTGCTCGACACCCTGGTTCCCAAGGAGGCCGACGTCCGGACCGCCGAGGGTTTGTGGTACTGCATGCGCATTCAACCTTACCGCACCATGGATAACGTCATCGAGGGCGCGGTGCTCACCTTTGTGGATGTCACGGAGGCGCGAAAACTTCACGAGGCTTTGCGGGTGAACGAAGAGCGCTTGCGGGTCGCCCTCAGCGCTGTTTCCATTTGTGTTTTCAACCAGGACACAGACCTTCGTTACACCTGGATTCAAAACCCGAACTTTGGATTCGTAACGGAACAGATCATCGGCAAAACCGACGTCGACCTTCTGCGGGAAAAGGATGCCGCCACATTGACGACCATCAAGCGAAAGGTGCTGGAAAGCGGGAAAGGCGCGCGGCGGAATGTCCAGGTTACCATTGCGGACCAGACCGTTGTATATGACCTGATGATCGAACCGTTGCACGATGTCGCCGGCGCCGTGGTCGGGATCACCTGCGCCATGCTGGATGTCTCCGGGCAACAAGGCGTGGAGCGCTCGGATTCCGGCGCAAACCGGACTTTGCCATCAGAAAATGAAGCGGGTAACCCATGAAAAACAAAAGCAAACGCTCTGAAGACGCCGCGGTTTTACTACGCAAAGCTGAAGCACTTGCGCGGAAACAAGTCGACCGCACATCGCAAGACATCGCGTTCCTCTCGCCCGAGGAAATCGGAAAGATTCTCCACGAACTGCGGGTACACCAGATCGAGCTGGAGATGCAGAACGAAGAACTTCGCACGGCGCAGGCGGAGATCGAAGGGATGCGGGCACGCTATTTCGACCTCTATGACATGGCACCGGTGGGCTATATCACCGTCAGCGAAAAAGGGCTGATCCTGGAAGCCAACCTCACCGCCGCCGGCCTGCTGGGGGTGAACCGAGGCGAACTGCCCAAGCAGCCATTGACCCGGCTCATTCTCAAAGAGGACCAGGACATCTACTACCTGCATCGCAAGAAGCTCTTTGAGGGCGGCGAACCCCAGTTATGCGAGCTGCGCCTGGCCGGACCCGACGGCGCCGCCTTCTGGGCGCGGTTGCAGGCCACATTCGCAAAAGGCCCAGACGGCGAACCTTTATGTCGAGTGGCGATCAGCGACATCAGCGAGTACAAGCGGGCGGAAGAGTTCCTGAAATCAAATTATGCCCTTCTTCAGATCGCCGGCGAAACCGCCGGGTTCGGCGGCTGGATTGTTGACCTGAAAAAAAACATCTGCACCTGGTCGGATGCGGTGGCGGATATTCATGAAATGCCGCACGGGTACGCGCCGCCTGTCGAGGAAGGCATCAGCTTCTATGCGCCCGAATGGCGAAAAAAGATCACAAGGGTTTTCAACGATTGCGCCCAAAAAGGCATTCCCTACAATGAAGAGATGGAGATCATCACGTCCAAAGGAAAACGCGTCTGGGTGAGGACGATCGGCAGGGCGGTGAAAGATGAAAACGGCAGGATCACCAAAGTGCAGGGCTCGTTTCAGGATATCACTGCAAGCAAGCAGGCCGAGCGGGAACTTGTAGAGCGGAAAGAACTGCTCACGGCAATCTATCGCAACGCGCCTTTGGTCATGATGGTCGTAAATGCCGATCGACGCATTCAGCAGATCAATGGCTTTGCAACGCAGTTTGCCGGAAGGGATGCCGAAGATGTGCTTGGTTTGCGCGGCGGCGAAGCCTTGCGCTGCATGCATGTGCTGGATGATCCCCGGGGCTGCGGATTCGGCGACTTCTGTCAGCGGTGTGTCATCCGGAATTCCGTGCTTGATACACTGGAAACCGGCAAAACGTATTTACAGATTGAAGCACCCTATTTTTATCAGGAGAAAGACAACAAAATCAAGGAGATGACCTTTCTGACATCGACCACGCCCATCCTGGTAAAAGGCACACGCATGGTCCTGGTCACATTGCAGGACATCACCGAACAAAAACAGGCGGAAAAGCAACTGAAGGAAAGCGAAGAGCGTTTCAGAGCGTTGCATAATGCATCTTTTGGCGGCATTGCCATTCACGATAAAGGCCTGATTATAGAATGTAATCAGGGACTTTCGGAAATAACGGGATACTCTCTGGACGAACTGATTGGAATGGACGGTTTATTGCTTATCGCACCGGAAACAAGGGACTTGGTTATGAATAATATTCTGTCAGATTACGAAAAACCCTATGAAGCCGTTGGTTTACGCAAAAATGGAGAATTATTTCCGTTAAGACTGGAGGCAAGAAACATCCCTTACAAAGGAAAAACCGTCAGGATTGTCGAATTCAGAGATATAACCGAAAGCAAACGGGCACAAGAAGCACTACACCGCATTGAGTGGATGCTGAGCAAAGAATCGGCGGCGTTAAAAAATGATTATACCCAGCCGTATGGCGATCTTTCGGAATTCAACACAAGCAGGTTGATTCTGGATTCAGTGGGAAAGCGTGTTTTAGAAACCATCGCGAACGACTTTTTACGGTTGCCGGAATCATCGGCAGCAGTATATGAAAAGAACGGTGATCATGCGCTGGGGCTCTTTGCTTCGAGCTGGTGCCGCTTCATGGACCAGGCTTCCCGGCAACTATGCGGCACAAATGACATTACAGAAGCAATGACTTGCGGAAAATGGCTTTGTCACGATTGCTGCTGGAAGGAAGCGTCACAGCCGGCGATGGCGTCCGGCCGGCCTGTGGATATCGCATGTCAGGGTGGAATTCGTCTCTATGCATTGCCGATTGTTGCCGGTGGTGAAGTGATCGGGGCGATTAACTTCGGCTATGGCGATCCGCCGCGGGACAAAGAAAAATTGCGCGAACTGGCTGAAAAATACAAGGTGCCATTGGATGAATTGACAAAAAAAGCAAATGAATACCCGTCCCGGCCGGCGTTTATCATTGAAACGGCCAAAGATCGACTGCAGGCTTCGGCCCACCTGATCGGTGAAATCGTGAGCCGCAAAATCACGGAAAAGAAAATTCTGACACTGAATGAACAGCTCGAGCAAACGGTTGCCGAAAAAACCCGGGAACTGCGGGAAAGAGTCGATGAGCTTGAGCGTTTTCACGATGCAACGATTGAACGTGAATTCCGCGTCAAAGAACTGCGGGATGAGCTCGAGCGCCTGAAAAACAAAGACACGAAATGAGAAATTGGGTTGCGGGGTCAGCTATTTCAAGGTGACTGCTTCCCGATCGCGCCGGAAAAGCGGCGGAAGCGCCAGCACGAAATCTTATGGAAGGGCACGGTCACTTAAAGGCTTCGCGACGGCCGGGCAAAGCCTTGATTCCGGCGCCAAGTCCCTTATAATACCCGTTGAATCGAAGCGATCCCAAGGAGGCGTTCAAGTGAAGAAAAAGATGGCGATTCTAATGATGATGGTGCCCCTGCTCGGTGCTTTTCTGCAGGCGGAAAAAGTGGCGGAGTTAGTGGAAGTGGCCCGGCCCCAGGCGATTGAATGGGCCAACGGCAACATGTACATCCTGGACGGCACCACCATGTACATTTACGATGATGCCTCCTATGCGTACAAGGGCAAGTTCGGCAAGCGGGGCGAAGGTCCCGGGGAACTCATGGCCCAGCCTTTCGGGGGACCGATCCTGATGTTGCCCATGAAAAACAAGATCATCGTCAGCAGCATGGGAAAACTGTCCACCTATTCCCCGGACGGTGTCTTTCTCAAGGAGCGGAAAATCAATGCGTTTGACGCCTTCTACCCCTTCGGCGACCATTACCTCTGCATGACGGTCCATACCCGGGAGGACCAGGCGCAGGTGCTGGCCATATACCTGGCGGATGAAAACCTGCGGAAGGGTGAGAAGCCCATCATCATCTCCAAGGTGGAGGTGGGTCAGAACGCCTCCTTTCTCTTTCCCTTCACCGCCTTTTTCCCCATCCCCTACCGCGACAAGCTGTACATCGCCCCGGACCCGGATAACTTTGCCATCGGCGTCTACGACAAAGACGGAGAGAAAATCAACACCCTGCGCCTGGATTACACCCCCGTCAAAATCGATCCCGAATACCGCAAAAAAACCGAGAAATGGTTCCGGAACGATGCCAATTGGAAAAACATCTATGACTTTTTCAAAGATAGAATCAGTTACCGCAAGTACTATCCCCCGGTGCATTTCATTATCGCCGAGAGTGACCGGCTGTACATCTCCACCCACCGCTTCAACAACCGGGGATGGCGTGAATGCATCATCCTGACCCTGAAAGGCAAAGAGATAAAGCGCGTGTTTCTGCCCATTCCCGAGACCTACGGCATGGATTTCACCGCCCCCTTCAATTTCCATGACCGCTGCTTTTACACCCTGGTCGACAATTCCGACGACGAGATCTGGGAACTGCACAAGATCAGCCTGGACTGACCAGGCCGCCACCCGTGTAGTACAGCGCCTGGGGACGGACTACAACAGTACAACTTTATCAGGATGCCCCAACAGCACCCGGACAGCGAATCTTGGGGCCGGTGCGTATAAACGTATAAAGCTACTTTCCATCAATGATACGTGTTTTCACAAAAGAGGCTTCGATTTTCGGGCCCAATTTAATACGTTTGTACGCATCAGCCCTGCTTGAGAATAAATTTCGCTGACAAGCAAAGGGTTTCGAAAAAAAAGTTGCCGGGTTTTTTGCCAAAAAATCACAGAAACAAGGGGCGTTAACCTTTCTTTGGAGAGTCAGGCTGGAGCCAGACCGGCCTGGTTATCGCCTGACTGGCGCGTGCGCTTATCCTGCGTTTTGTTTCTGTTTCCGGATGCGTAAAAACAGCTTAAATACCTCTATCGACACGGGTTTGCGGCTGATTCTGCTTTTCGCTGAAACGACGTACCGGATTTTTGGCACGGCTCATGCATAATTTTATTTGCCTGGTTACGGGATAGAGGAATGATGAAGAAAACGGTTTTTAACGCCTTTCTGTTCAATGGATGTGGGAGAGGGCGCACTTTCATATCCCGCCATGAGCAAAAAGAAAACCCTGCATTAGCCTTGTTCTTCATAACATGCCCTTTAGAAT from Candidatus Aminicenantes bacterium encodes the following:
- a CDS encoding aminotransferase class V-fold PLP-dependent enzyme; the protein is MKTQYYFDYNATTPVDPRVVERMLPFFTERFHNPSSFYHQAGEVMEELDKARAELARLAGANADELFFCGNGTESDNLAIFGTMLQSDKGHLITSAIEHPAVLNSCRQLRKDGYDLTILPVDGHGFVDPDDLRKAMREDTRLVSIMWANNEIGSIQPVAELAKITHEHGALFHTDAVQAMGKTAVDVASAGIDLLSFSAHKMYGPKGLGLLYKRRGLRLRPLVFGGGHEKGLRPGTENTAAIVGAGEAARLVSAHMNEEIKKIRHWRDDLQAKILERIPEILVNGDREPRLSNTLNISIRLIEGESVLALLDTQGLALSSGSACSSRSLDPSHVLLALGRSHEDAHGSLRISLGRFTSRQDLDHLLDHLPPIAERLRMISPFWQNRIS
- a CDS encoding iron-sulfur cluster assembly scaffold protein → MYSKKVMEQFQKTKDYGRIENADGIGKVGNPRCGDVMWIYLKIDDGVITDAKYETFGCVAAIATSSMAMGMIKGKRVEEALEVSNKAVTEALDGLPPEKLHCSVLAEEGIKAAIEDYLSKRRK
- a CDS encoding chemotaxis protein CheR, with amino-acid sequence MPPGGKQKVSAKKIPRKKYPDSMKEGPVSESVNENSGGSANFPVVGIGASAGGLAAFEAFFSGIPALGDPGMAFVLVQHLAPDHNSILTDLIRRYTRMQVFEVEDGMVVMPNCAYIIPPGRDMAFLKGALHLLEPSAPRGQRLPIDFFFRSLAQDQRERAIGIVLSGTGSDGTLGVRAIKGEGGMVMAQNPASTEYDGMPRSAIATGLVDFELPPAEMPVQLIAYVTHAFGHPPKAAAPAIRTENALKKIFILLRSQVGHDFSQYKSSTIQRRIKRRMAVQQIESMNDYVKFIQTTPSETEALFRDMLIGVTNFFRDPEVFNALEKHIIPKLFAAKRADAEIRIWVPGCSTGEEAYSLAILLAEHREELKLNFKVQVFATDIDGNAIATARAGIFPASIATDITPERLERFFSPEPGDSAFSVHKSIRDMLVFSEQNVIKDPPFSRLDLISCRNLLIYMGNELQKKLIPLFHYALNPGGFLFLGTSETVGDFQDLFATLDRKARIYQRREDSPGSQHAGPGRFLPPMTAPGSGSLRAVEKTVLTGKLQLRELTEQALLQEIAHAGVLVNARGDILYLHGRAGLYLEPAPGESRPNNILKMAREGLHRDLVVTLRKIAETGETVRCSGLRVKTNGDFITVDLIVRPVTAAPAASPASSLYLVILGQAPEPVIRDPSSAISEQDSEFSSETGSEEADTRIAALKRELRVKEEYLQTTNEELETSNEELRSSNEEMQSINEELQSTNEELETSKEELQSVNEELATVNSELQTKVSDLSRANNDMSNLLAGTGIATVFVDHQLRILRFTPAATRIINLIQSDIGRPVSHIASNLTGYGNLKEDTQAVLDTLVPKEADVRTAEGLWYCMRIQPYRTMDNVIEGAVLTFVDVTEARKLHEALRVNEERLRVALSAVSICVFNQDTDLRYTWIQNPNFGFVTEQIIGKTDVDLLREKDAATLTTIKRKVLESGKGARRNVQVTIADQTVVYDLMIEPLHDVAGAVVGITCAMLDVSGQQGVERSDSGANRTLPSENEAGNP
- a CDS encoding PAS domain S-box protein codes for the protein MKNKSKRSEDAAVLLRKAEALARKQVDRTSQDIAFLSPEEIGKILHELRVHQIELEMQNEELRTAQAEIEGMRARYFDLYDMAPVGYITVSEKGLILEANLTAAGLLGVNRGELPKQPLTRLILKEDQDIYYLHRKKLFEGGEPQLCELRLAGPDGAAFWARLQATFAKGPDGEPLCRVAISDISEYKRAEEFLKSNYALLQIAGETAGFGGWIVDLKKNICTWSDAVADIHEMPHGYAPPVEEGISFYAPEWRKKITRVFNDCAQKGIPYNEEMEIITSKGKRVWVRTIGRAVKDENGRITKVQGSFQDITASKQAERELVERKELLTAIYRNAPLVMMVVNADRRIQQINGFATQFAGRDAEDVLGLRGGEALRCMHVLDDPRGCGFGDFCQRCVIRNSVLDTLETGKTYLQIEAPYFYQEKDNKIKEMTFLTSTTPILVKGTRMVLVTLQDITEQKQAEKQLKESEERFRALHNASFGGIAIHDKGLIIECNQGLSEITGYSLDELIGMDGLLLIAPETRDLVMNNILSDYEKPYEAVGLRKNGELFPLRLEARNIPYKGKTVRIVEFRDITESKRAQEALHRIEWMLSKESAALKNDYTQPYGDLSEFNTSRLILDSVGKRVLETIANDFLRLPESSAAVYEKNGDHALGLFASSWCRFMDQASRQLCGTNDITEAMTCGKWLCHDCCWKEASQPAMASGRPVDIACQGGIRLYALPIVAGGEVIGAINFGYGDPPRDKEKLRELAEKYKVPLDELTKKANEYPSRPAFIIETAKDRLQASAHLIGEIVSRKITEKKILTLNEQLEQTVAEKTRELRERVDELERFHDATIEREFRVKELRDELERLKNKDTK